The Arachis hypogaea cultivar Tifrunner chromosome 14, arahy.Tifrunner.gnm2.J5K5, whole genome shotgun sequence genome has a segment encoding these proteins:
- the LOC112743727 gene encoding uncharacterized protein, protein MSEGDGVEVIHKVPAKGSKKGCMKGKGGPQNYDCKFRGVRQRIGGKWVAEIRKPVNSKRVGEEANRLWLGTFSTALEAALAYDEAARTMYGPGARLNFPQHHGIELIGSNGSSTGPLFDQKSPSGTYIDTLNGGDVAKVDGLEGNLDMGLEEQLKFSEVNELLEMECEGGILQGPFKYVKDEVAGGSEGLEGELEEVLKNSGLVEECNNYMLEDSMCMAMNTGADYNSCDATKQGIMGKSEVENYKSCNELNCTNHCFGYLHNMIPNSNPMIPNGNPKYEQFSNLKSKAAIPTKDMEEVLAEIRQFCKQVLQGE, encoded by the coding sequence ATGAGTGAAGGAGATGGGGTTGAAGTAATTCACAAGGTTCCTGCAAAGGGATCGAAAAAAGGGTGTATGAAAGGCAAAGGTGGACCACAGAATTATGATTGCAAGTTTAGGGGTGTGAGGCAAAGGATTGGAGGCAAATGGGTTGCAGAAATCCGCAAACCTGTCAATAGCAAGCGTGTTGGTGAAGAAGCAAACAGGCTTTGGCTTGGAACCTTTTCTACTGCACTTGAAGCTGCTCTTGCTTATGATGAAGCAGCAAGGACCATGTATGGCCCTGGTGCTCGTTTGAACTTCCCTCAGCATCATGGCATAGAATTAATAGGTTCTAATGGATCATCTACTGGTCCATTATTTGATCAGAAATCACCAAGTGGAACCTATATAGATACTTTGAATGGTGGTGATGTTGCAAAAGTTGACGGGTTGGAGGGGAATCTTGATATGGGTCTGGAAGAACAACTCAAGTTTTCTGAGGTAAATGAATTATTAGAGATGGAATGTGAGGGAGGAATTCTTCAAGGGCCTTTTAAGTATGTAAAGGACGAAGTTGCTGGAGGAAGTGAAGGACTAGAAGGAGAGTTAGAGGAGGTTTTGAAAAACTCTGGTTTAGTTGAAGAGTGTAATAACTACATGCTAGAGGATTCTATGTGCATGGCTATGAATACAGGAGCTGATTATAACTCTTGTGATGCTACTAAACAGGGaattatggggaagagtgaagtGGAAAATTACAAATCCTGTAATGAGTTGAACTGCACAAACCATTGCTTTGGATACTTGCATAATATGATTCCAAACAGTAATCCTATGATACCAAACGGTAATCCAAAGTATGAGCAGTTCAGCAATCTCAAATCTAAGGCAGCTATTCCGACAAAA
- the LOC112743728 gene encoding uncharacterized protein isoform X1, whose product MKRLGHHLKLLFSDKKPSQYQTKQLCRGFCQGTKVVSPNQDDFAMISPRIKLRDGRHLAYLERGVSKDVAKYKIIIVHGFGSSKEMNFLASQELIDELGIYLLQYDRAGYGESDPNPKRSHKSEALDIQELADQLELGPQFYVIGVSMGSYATWSCLQYLPHSSRERRRTTRAWHKR is encoded by the exons ATGAAAAGATTAGGACATCACCTTAAACTATTGTTCAGTGATAAGAAACCATCACAATATCAGACAAAACAACTCTGCAGAGGTTTCTGTCAG GGGACTAAGGTTGTTTCTCCAAACCAAGATGATTTTGCTATGATTTCACCAAGAATTAAACTCAGAGATGGGAGGCACCTGGCTTATCTTGAGAGAGGGGTTTCTAAGGATGTGGCAAAGTACAAGATCATCATTGTCCATGGTTTTGGAAGCTCCAAAGAGATGAACTTTCTCGCATCCCAA gaACTAATAGATGAACTAGGCATATATCTGCTGCAATATGACCGAGCTGGGTATGGAGAAAGTGATCCAAATCCCAAACGCTCGCACAAAAGTGAAGCACTTGACATTCAAGAACTTGCTGATCAGTTAGAGTTAGGGCCACAGTTCTATGTCATTGGAGTCTCAATGGGTTCATATGCTACATGGAGTTGCCTTCAGTACTTACCCCACAG CagcagagaaagaagaagaacaactcgAGCATGGCACAAACGCTAG
- the LOC112743728 gene encoding uncharacterized protein isoform X2: MKRLGHHLKLLFSDKKPSQYQTKQLCRGFCQGTKVVSPNQDDFAMISPRIKLRDGRHLAYLERGVSKDVAKYKIIIVHGFGSSKEMNFLASQELIDELGIYLLQYDRAGYGESDPNPKRSHKSEALDIQELADQLELGPQFYVIGVSMGSYATWSCLQYLPHSRERRRTTRAWHKR; encoded by the exons ATGAAAAGATTAGGACATCACCTTAAACTATTGTTCAGTGATAAGAAACCATCACAATATCAGACAAAACAACTCTGCAGAGGTTTCTGTCAG GGGACTAAGGTTGTTTCTCCAAACCAAGATGATTTTGCTATGATTTCACCAAGAATTAAACTCAGAGATGGGAGGCACCTGGCTTATCTTGAGAGAGGGGTTTCTAAGGATGTGGCAAAGTACAAGATCATCATTGTCCATGGTTTTGGAAGCTCCAAAGAGATGAACTTTCTCGCATCCCAA gaACTAATAGATGAACTAGGCATATATCTGCTGCAATATGACCGAGCTGGGTATGGAGAAAGTGATCCAAATCCCAAACGCTCGCACAAAAGTGAAGCACTTGACATTCAAGAACTTGCTGATCAGTTAGAGTTAGGGCCACAGTTCTATGTCATTGGAGTCTCAATGGGTTCATATGCTACATGGAGTTGCCTTCAGTACTTACCCCACAG cagagaaagaagaagaacaactcgAGCATGGCACAAACGCTAG
- the LOC112743728 gene encoding small ribosomal subunit protein uS13c isoform X3, which yields MELPSVLTPQQQRKKKNNSSMAQTLAMPIAPSLALISNPRPLSRAVYFLVLNPPKVRELSIECARVGGVEIPNKRIEFSLQYIHGIGRSRARKILCDISMDNKITKDLSEEDLITLRDEVSKYVIEGDLRRFNALNIRRLKEIQCYRG from the exons ATGGAGTTGCCTTCAGTACTTACCCCACAG CagcagagaaagaagaagaacaactcgAGCATGGCACAAACGCTAGCGATGCCTATAGCTCCCTCTCTCGCCCTAATCTCAAACCCTAGACCTCTTTCCAGAGCCGTCTATTTCCTTGTTCTCAACCCTCCCAAG GTGAGAGAGTTAAGCATAGAGTGCGCTCGAGTTGGCGGAGTGGagattccgaacaagagaatTGAGTTCTCGCTACAGTACATCCATGGAATCGGAAGGAGCAGAGCTCGCAAGATTCTCTGCGATATAAGCATGGACAACAAGATCACTAAGGATCTCAGCGAAGAGGATCTCATCACTCTTAGAGATGAAGTCTCCAAATACGTCATTGAAGGCGATTTG AGGAGGTTTAATGCGCTGAATATAAGGAGATTGAAGGAGATTCAATGTTATAGAGGATAG